The following proteins come from a genomic window of Aphelocoma coerulescens isolate FSJ_1873_10779 chromosome 18, UR_Acoe_1.0, whole genome shotgun sequence:
- the SEC14L1 gene encoding SEC14-like protein 1, translating into MVQKYQSPVRVYKHPFELIMAAYERRFPTCPLIPMFVASDTVNEYKSEDEAIHVIERRCKLDIDAPRLLKKIAGVDYVYFVQKNSLNRRERTLHIEAYNETFSNRVIINEHCSYTVHPDNEDWTCFEQSASLDIKSFFGFESTVEKIAMKQYTSNIKKGKEIIEYYLKQLEEEGITFVPRWTPPVACKSESSTSHPRRPVSPAINIPESATKEGLNNKEILNSSSSPSEPTAGTPDDKLDADYIKRYLGDLTPMQESCLIRLRQWLQETHKGKIPKDEHILRFLRARDFNIDKAREILCQSLTWRKQHQVDYILDTWNPPQVLQDYYAGGWHHHDKDGRPLYVLRLGQMDTKGLVRALGEEALLRYVLSINEEGLRRCEENTKVFGRPISSWTCLVDLEGLNMRHLWRPGVKALLRIIEVVEANYPETLGRLLILRAPRVFPVLWTLVSPFIDDNTRKKFLIYAGNDYQGPGGLLDYIDKEIIPDFLGGECMCEVPEGGLVPKSLYRTAEELENEDIKLWTETIYQSASVFKGAPHEVLIQIVDASSVITWDFDVCKGDIVFNIFHSKRAPQPPKKDSLGAHSITSPGGNNVQLIDKVWQLGRDYSMVESPLICKEGESVQGSHVTRWPGFYILQWKFHSMPACATTNLPRVDDVLASLQVSSHKCKVMYYTEVIGSEDFRGSMTSLESSHSGFSQLSAATTSSSQSHSSSMISR; encoded by the exons GCTGCTGAAAAAG ATTGCAGGAGTGGACTACGTGTACTTTGTCCAGAAGAACTCTCTGAACAGGCGAGAAAGGACTCTGCATATAGAAGCCTACAATGAAACCTTCTCTAACAGAGTCATCATTAACGAGCACTGCTCCTACACA GTTCACCCTGACAATGAAGATTGGACCTGTTTTGAACAGTCAGCAAGTCTGGATATCAaatctttttttggttttgaaagcACAGTAGAAAAGATTGCCATGAAGCAATACACCAGCAATATTAAAAAG ggaaaagaaataatagaaTACTACCTGAAGCAGCTGGAGGAAGAAGGAATAACTTTTGTCCCTCGCTGGACTCCTCCTGTTGCATGTAAATCAGAGAGCAGCACATCCCACCCAAGGAGACCAGTGTCACCTGCCATTAATATCCCAGAGTCTGCCACAAAGGAGGGCTTGAACAACAAGGAGATCCTCaacagctccagcagcccctcGGAGCCCACCGCAGGAACGCCCGATG ATAAGCTGGATGCAGACTACATCAAGAGGTACCTGGGGGACCTGACCCCGATGCAGGAGAGCTGCCTCATCCGCCTGCGGCAGTGGCTCCAGGAGACACACAAAGGCAAA atcCCAAAAGATGAGCACATTTTAAGATTCCTGCGTGCCCGGGACTTCAACATCGACAAAGCAAGAGAGATCCTTTGCCAGTCACTCACGTGGCGTAAGCAGCACCAGGTGGATTATATTCTGGACACCTGGAATCCTCCCCAGGTGCTCCAGGATTACTATGCAGGAGGCTGGCATCACCATGACAAAG ATGGGCGCCCGCTGTACGTGCTGAGGCTGGGCCAGATGGACACCAAGGGCTTGGTGCGAGCGCTAGGGGAGGAGGCCTTGCTGCGCTAC GTTCTTTCAATAAATGAAGAAGGGCTGAGGCGATGTGAGGAGAATACAAAAGTATTTGGCAGGCCAATAAG CTCTTGGACCTGTCTAGTAGACCTGGAAGGCTTGAACATGAGGCATTTATGGAGACCTGGTGTCAAGGCCTTGCTGAGAATCATCGAGGTGGTTGAAGCTAATTACCCTGAGACCTTGGGTCGTCTTCTTATCCTAAGAGCACCTCGAGTATTCCCAGTTCTCTGGACACTG GTTAGTCCATTCATTGATGACAACACTAGAAAGAAATTCCTTATTTATGCTGGAAATGACTACCAGGGTCCTGGGGGACTGCTGGATTACATCGATAAAGAAATTATCCCTGATTTCCTCGGTGGAGAGTGCATG TGTGAAGTACCAGAGGGTGGGCTGGTTCCCAAGTCCCTCTACCGGACAGCAGAAGAGTTGGAAAATGAAGACATCAAGCTTTGGACTGAAACAATCTACCAGTCTGCAAGTGTCTTCAAAGGAGCTCCACATGAG GTTCTCATCCAGATCGTGGACGCCTCGTCTGTGATCACATGGGATTTTGATGTGTGCAAGGGCGACATTGTTTTTAACATCTTCCATTCCAAAAGAGCCCCACAGCCTCCCAAAAAGGACTCTCTGGGAGCTCACAGTATTACATCCCCTGGTGGGAACAATGTCCAGTTGATAGACAAAGTCTGGCAGCTGGGGCGTGACTACAGCATGGTGGAGTCTCCCCTGATCTGCAAAGAAGGGGAGAGTGTGCAG GGCTCCCACGTGACCAGGTGGCCTGGCTTCTACATTTTACAGTGGAAATTCCACAGCATGCCTGCCTGTGCTACAACCAACCTGCCTCGTGTGGATGATGTGCTGGCATCTCTACAGGTGTCCTCTCACAAATGTAAAGTGATGTACTATACAGAAGTGATAGGATCTGAAGATTTCAG gggATCTATGACCAGCCTTGAATCAAGCCACAGTGGATTCTCCCAGCTCAGTGCTGCCACCACCTCCTCTAGCCAGTCCCATTCCAGCTCCATGATTTCCAGGTAG
- the LOC138120278 gene encoding GTP-binding protein Rhes-like, translating to MSLVVKEKNHVRLVFLGAAGVGKTSLIRRFLMDTFEPKHRRTVEELHSKEYEVCGATVKVEILDTSGSYSFPAMRKLSIQNSDAFALVYAVDDAESFESVKSLREEILEVKEDKFPPIVVVGNKAESGGERRVPVEDALSLVELDWNSRFVETSAKDNENVLEVFRELLQQVNLPSRLSPALCKRRETLPKEQALRPPMNKTNSCSVC from the coding sequence ATGTCCCTGGTGGTGAAGGAGAAGAACCACGTCCGGTTGGTCTTCCTGGGAGCCGCCGGCGTGGGCAAGACATCGCTCATCCGCCGCTTCCTGATGGACACCTTCGAGCCCAAGCACCGGCGCACGGTGGAGGAGCTGCACAGCAAGGAGTACGAGGTGTGTGGGGCCACGGTCAAGGTGGAAATCCTGGACACCAGCGGCAGCTACTCCTTCCCGGCCATGAGGAAGCTCTCGATCCAGAACAGCGACGCCTTCGCCCTGGTCTACGCCGTGGATGACGCCGAGTCCTTCGAGAGCGTCAAGAGCCTGCGGGAGGAGATCCTGGAGGTGAAGGAGGACAAGTTCCCTCCCATCGTGGTGGTGGGCAACAAGGCGGAGAGCGGCGGCGAGCGGCGGGTGCCGGTGGAGGACGCGCTGTCGCTGGTGGAGCTGGACTGGAACAGCCGCTTCGTGGAGACGTCGGCCAAGGACAACGAGAACGtcctggaggtgttcagggagctgctgcagcaggtgaACCTGCCCAGCAGGCTCAGCCCCGCGCTCTGCAAGAGGAGGGAGACGCTGCCCAAGGAGCAGGCGCTCAGGCCGCCCATGAACAAGACCAACAGCTGCTCCGTGTGCTGA